The following coding sequences lie in one Candidatus Nitrospira allomarina genomic window:
- the gyrA gene encoding DNA gyrase subunit A: MPVEPRLTQVAIEDEMRLSYLDYAMSVIVGRALPDVRDGLKPVHRRILYGMNEMGLAAGKPYRKSAKIVGEIMGNYHPHGDSAIYDTLVRMAQDFNMRYPLVDGQGNYGSVDGDPPAAMRYTEARLTKLAEEMLVDIDRETVNFTPTYDESSQEPIVLPARIPNLLVNGAGGIAVGYATNIPTHNLGEVVAALIALIERPEVTIRELMEYIPGPDFPTAGFIYGTQGIKDAYETGRGLLSLRAKAEIEVDERTERSRIIVTELPYQVNKAKLIEKIAELIHEKRVEGISDLRDESDRDGLRVVIELKRNENAAVLLNQLYKHTQMQTTFGVIMLALVGNRPEVLTLKQILAAFLEHRKEVVIRRTAYDLRKAEERAHILEGLRRALEFLDEVIALIRGASSPETARQGLMSQFTLSEVQATAILEMRLQRLTQLEQDKLTQEYNELVSRIAHLRTILASDAMVRQIVKQELVEIKEQYSDERRTQILPAEAELQMEDLIAEEEVVVTITHAGYIKRNAVSIYRAQRRGGKGKVGMGVKEEDFVEQIFTASTHDYLLFFTDAGRVYWLKVYQLPDVGRSSKGKAIVNLLTISQGERVTATLPVRVFAEDQYVVMATQKGYIKKTDLAAFSHPRQGGIIALTLEEGDRLIGVDITDGTREILLGTRMGIVIRFREEDVRPVGRTARGVRGITLATGNEVIGMVTITSQTQSSILTVTERGYGKRTQVEEYRLQSRAGKGVISVKVTEKNGPAISFHQVWESDEIMLMSAEGMILRTRMGDIREIGRNAQGVRLIHLPDDDRVVGVAKLAETDEGDLPETDDLNGGMPDEPAAPTE, translated from the coding sequence ATGCCGGTTGAACCACGTCTGACGCAAGTCGCCATCGAAGATGAAATGCGTTTGTCCTATTTGGACTACGCTATGAGCGTCATTGTCGGGCGGGCGTTGCCGGACGTGCGAGACGGGCTCAAGCCGGTTCATCGGCGCATCCTGTATGGCATGAATGAAATGGGTCTGGCTGCCGGGAAGCCCTACAGGAAATCCGCAAAAATTGTCGGCGAAATCATGGGTAACTATCACCCGCATGGTGATTCAGCCATTTACGACACGTTGGTTCGTATGGCCCAGGATTTCAATATGCGGTATCCCTTGGTGGATGGCCAGGGAAACTATGGCTCGGTTGATGGCGATCCGCCCGCAGCCATGCGCTACACCGAGGCCCGCTTAACCAAGCTGGCCGAGGAAATGCTGGTCGATATCGACCGGGAGACTGTCAATTTCACCCCGACGTACGATGAGTCGTCCCAAGAGCCCATCGTGTTGCCGGCTCGTATTCCGAATCTGTTAGTGAATGGAGCAGGAGGCATTGCGGTCGGGTATGCCACCAATATTCCCACGCACAATTTAGGCGAAGTCGTCGCCGCGCTGATTGCCCTTATTGAACGGCCCGAGGTGACCATTCGCGAACTCATGGAATACATTCCGGGGCCGGATTTCCCCACCGCCGGTTTTATTTATGGCACACAAGGGATCAAAGACGCCTATGAAACGGGACGAGGTCTCCTGTCTCTTCGGGCAAAAGCGGAAATAGAGGTCGATGAACGTACCGAGCGGTCGCGTATCATCGTGACGGAGCTGCCGTACCAGGTCAACAAGGCCAAGCTGATAGAAAAGATCGCCGAACTCATCCACGAAAAACGGGTGGAAGGGATTTCCGATCTTCGCGACGAATCCGACCGGGATGGACTTCGCGTGGTGATAGAACTCAAGAGAAACGAAAATGCGGCGGTCTTACTGAATCAACTCTATAAACACACCCAGATGCAAACGACCTTCGGAGTCATCATGTTGGCCTTGGTGGGGAACCGTCCTGAGGTGCTGACCCTCAAACAGATTTTGGCTGCGTTCCTTGAGCACCGTAAAGAAGTGGTGATTCGCCGGACGGCGTACGATCTTCGCAAAGCCGAAGAACGCGCCCACATCTTAGAAGGCTTGAGACGAGCCCTGGAGTTCCTGGATGAGGTCATTGCTCTCATCCGTGGAGCGTCTTCTCCGGAAACCGCCCGCCAGGGCCTGATGAGCCAGTTTACCTTGAGCGAGGTGCAAGCCACGGCCATCCTGGAAATGCGGTTGCAACGCTTAACCCAACTGGAACAGGACAAGCTCACACAGGAATATAACGAACTGGTCTCCCGCATTGCCCATTTGCGCACCATATTAGCGTCCGATGCGATGGTGCGACAAATCGTGAAACAGGAATTAGTCGAAATCAAAGAACAATATTCCGATGAACGACGAACACAGATCCTTCCTGCCGAAGCCGAGTTACAAATGGAAGATCTCATCGCGGAGGAAGAAGTCGTCGTCACCATTACGCATGCCGGTTATATTAAGCGGAATGCCGTTTCCATCTATCGGGCCCAACGCCGTGGTGGAAAAGGAAAAGTCGGCATGGGGGTCAAAGAAGAGGACTTTGTTGAACAAATCTTTACCGCCTCAACGCATGATTACCTGTTGTTCTTTACCGATGCCGGTCGCGTGTACTGGCTCAAAGTGTACCAGTTGCCGGATGTCGGGCGGTCCAGCAAAGGGAAAGCCATTGTGAATTTGTTGACCATCAGCCAGGGCGAGCGGGTCACCGCGACCCTGCCGGTCCGGGTGTTTGCCGAAGACCAGTATGTCGTGATGGCGACCCAAAAGGGCTATATCAAAAAAACCGATCTGGCTGCATTCAGCCATCCCCGGCAGGGCGGGATTATTGCGTTGACCCTGGAGGAAGGCGACCGGCTCATCGGCGTGGATATCACGGACGGCACGAGAGAAATTCTCCTGGGCACCCGAATGGGCATTGTCATTCGCTTTCGTGAGGAAGATGTCCGTCCGGTGGGACGAACAGCCCGTGGAGTCAGGGGCATCACATTGGCGACGGGCAATGAGGTCATCGGGATGGTCACGATTACCAGTCAAACGCAATCCTCCATTCTGACCGTCACCGAACGCGGGTATGGGAAACGGACCCAGGTGGAGGAGTACCGGCTTCAATCAAGGGCGGGCAAAGGCGTCATCAGCGTCAAAGTCACGGAGAAAAACGGGCCGGCCATTTCGTTCCATCAAGTCTGGGAATCCGATGAAATCATGCTCATGTCCGCAGAGGGCATGATCCTTCGCACCCGGATGGGAGATATCAGAGAAATCGGACGCAATGCCCAAGGGGTACGACTGATCCACTTGCCCGATGACGATCGGGTGGTGGGCGTCGCCAAACTCGCCGAGACAGATGAAGGCGATCTACCCGAAACGGATGACCTTAATGGCGG